GCTTGTCAGCCACGCCATCTTCATGGGCATCACCATGTATATCGTGGCGCGCGGCGTGCAGGGCGGGCTTGAAAAGGCCGTCAGCCTGATGATGCCGGCCCTCTTCGGCCTTCTGGTACTGCTTGTTGTCTACGCGGCGCTGACAGGCGCCTTTGCAGATGCCCTCGCCTTCCTCTTCACCCCGGACTTCGGCAAGCTGACGCCTGCCGTGGTGATCGATGCCCTCGGCCAGAGCTTCTTCTCGCTGTCGCTCGCCATGGGGTCGATCATGACCTACGGCGCTTACCTGAACCGCGATGTAAAAATCGGCCCGTCAGCCCTGACGATTGCAGCAGCCGACAGCACCGTGGCACTGCTCGCCGGTCTTGCGATCTTCCCGATCGTCTTCCAGTTCGGGATCAGCGCTTCGGGCGGCCCGGGCCTTGTGTTCATGAGCCTGCCCATCGCCTTCGGCCAGATGCCGGGCGGGCAGATCATCGGCACGCTCTTCTTCGCGCTTCTTTCGATGGCCGCCATCACCAGCTCGATCTCGCTGCTTGAGCCGGCCGTCAGCTATCTGGAGCACAGCTGGAAGATCAACCGCAAAAAATCGGCGCTGACGATTGCCGCTGCCGCCTTCGCGCTCGGCATCCTTTCCGCGCTTGGCCAAGAAGGCAATATGCTCGGCAACGTGCGGATTTTCGGCCAGTCGATCATGGATGCCAAAGGCTATCTCACGAACAATATCATGATGCCGCTTGGCGGCATGTTCACCGCGCTCTTTGTCGGCTGGTTCGTCAGCCGCAAGGCGATGGCGGACGAACTGGCGCTCACCGATGCCCAGTTCCGCTTCTGGTACACCATCGTGCGCTTCGTGGCGCCGATTGCGGTGTTCCTTGTGTTCCTGAGCGTGACGGTGCTGTAAGCACCTCGGCTCCTGCATCAACGAAAGGCCCGCCTTGGCGGGCCTTTTTCATGATTGCGCGCCTTCGCACAGCCGTGCGAGCATGGCGGCACAACAGCCCTTCGGAGGAAACCATGCTGCACCGCCTTGCCCTGCCCCTTGCCGCCCTTTGCCTTGCGACCCCTGCCGCATTTGCACAGGAGGAAGCCGAGGACACGGTGAATATGGAACTGGTGCAACGGGTGCTGACCGACCGCCGCTCCACCGAGCGCGCACTTGCGGGCCTTGAACTTGCCACGGAAACACAAGCCTACCAAATGGCACTGCAATATAGCGGTGTGGCCAAGGGCTACTGGCTGAATGTCCAGTGCAAGTTTGTGGAAGGGGGCGAGAAGCAGCAATATGAGCGGCAGATCGCGCTTTTCACCAATATCGTCGGCACGCTCCTTATGGAAGACGGCGGCCTCAGCATGGAAGACGCCGGCGAGCGCACGAAGGCGCTGCAGATCGCCGCACGCGATGAAATGGCGATGAACCAGTTTCTGGGCTGCGGGCCAGAAGCCGCGGCTGTTGTGGCGGAAACCGTTCAGGCAGCAGGCCGCGTCACGCTCCGCGACAATAGCGAACCATCAAGCTGAGGCAGCCGCCCCGGCGATTGTCCTGATCCGTTCTACCATCGAGAAAAGACCGTTCGCGCGCTGCGGCGACAGGTGGCTCGCGAGCCCCAGCTTTTCCAGCAGCCCGCGCGCATCAACCGCGAGGATTTCCCCGGGCGTCTTATCGTTATAGATAAGCAGCATCAGGGCCACGAGGCCCTTCACGATATGGGCGTCGCTATCCCCGCGGAAACGGATACGGCCATCCGCATCGCGTTCGGGGATCAGCCATACCTGGCTCTGGCAGCCGCGCACCTTGAAATCGTCGGTCATCTCGCTTGCGTCGAGCGGCGGCAGACGGCGGCCAAGATCGATGATGAACTTGTAACGCTCGTCCCAGTCATCAAGGAACTCGAACGTATCAAGCACATCATCGAGGGTCGTGGTTTCGCTCGTCATAGTCACTCCGCAGTCTGCCTTCAATCCCCTGCTACATGGTACCGCGTAGCGCCCTTGTCCACCCTTTTTCGGGCGCACAAAAAAATAGGGCGCCTCGGATGAGACGCCCTCAGGGTCATGGAAACGCATAGTGTATACTTGTCGATCAGTCTTCGAGGGCCTTGAGTTCGCGGTCGAGCTTGAAGCTCTTGCTCGTCATGTAGGCCTCCATGTCGCCGGTGCGACGATCAAGTTCGCGGAAACGGCGGCGCAGATCAGCGGCGGTATAGTCGGGTGCCTTGCGGGCCTGCCGCCAGAATTCTTCCTCGCGGACGTCCTCGTAAAGATCCTCGGGCTTGGGGTCGAGGGTCATGCCAAGGACGAAGTAACCGATAAGAAGGATCCAGTTGATCGGTGTGAACAGGCCGACCACCCAGAGGATGCGTACAGCGGTGAGGTTCACGCCGGTATAGTCGGCTACCCCCGCACATACACCCATCAGCTTGCCCTCGCGGGGGATCTTGTAGAGCCGGGTCGGGCTTTTGCGGTAGTTCATGTCGGTCTTATCCTTCCTGTGGAAGTGATAGTGATGATGTTCGTGCTGACTAGAGGTCATGGTTGCGGCTCCTCCAGTCGGGAACCTCGGCGTCCAGAATGCGTTCCAGCGTGCGGGTCCGGTCTTCCAGGCGGTCGGCCAGCCGGCGCAGGTCGCCGAGGTTTGCCTCATCCTCCGCGGTGAGGCCCTTCATCTGCTTCCAGCGCGTCACATAGTGGAAGATAATCCACAGGGGCGCGACAATGACGCAGAGAAGGATCATGACTGTTTCAAACACGGATACTCTCCTCGCTTAGAGTATTGGGTGCCGGTTACTTCGACGCCGGCTTCTTCGGGGCGGCTTTCGGGGCTTCTTCGGCAGCCGGAGCAGCCGGTGCTTTCTTGCCCGAAACTTTCGCCTTCAGCGCAGCCAGTTCTGCATCGATCTCGCCTTCTGATTCAAGGGCGTTGATCTCGTCAGCAAGCGTTGCTTCCTTCGAACGACCGAGGTCCATGGCCGCCGCTTCACCTTCCAGCCGGTCGATGCGGGCATCAACCTTGTCGAACCGGTCGAAAGCATCGCGGATGCGGGGGTCATAGAGGTTGCGGCGTACGCGAACCTGGTTGACCGCCGATTTGGTGCGGGTCTGGATCGTTGCCTTCTTGGCGCGGGCTTCGCGCAGCTTGGCATCGAGCTTGATCACATCCTCTTCGGCATGCACCAGCGCTTCGCGGAGATGGCCAAGCTCGGCTTCCAGATGACCGACCGTTTCGGCAAGGCGGGCCTTTTCCATGAGCGCACCTTTCGCGAGGTCATCACGACCCTTGGAGATGGCGAGCTCTGCCTTGGCTTCCCAGTCGGCCTGTGCCGAAGCCAGCTTGGCGATGCGGCGTTCGACATCTTTCTGGTCCGCAATGATGCGGGCAGCGTTCGAACGAACCTCCACAAGCGTGTCTTCCATTTCCTGGATGACCATGCGGATGATCTTTTCCGGATCTTCCGCCTTGTCGAGGATGGCGTTGATGTTCGAGTTGATGATGTCGTTCAGGCGGGAGAAGATACCCATATTATTTTCCTTTCAATTCCTCGCTGGCCGGACCCGGTGCCGGGTTAGGCGTAACCTTATGTCTTTCAGGAACGGGCGCCCAGAAGGCCCATGCCTGCCGTAGCCGTTTCACGGCGCGGGGCCGAGCGACGGGTGCTGCCGAACACGGCGGTCAGCGTGGCGAGATCGCGGTCAAGACGGTGAGCCGCTTTCAGTGCCGGGGTCAGGGTCATGAGCTTGTTCATGGTCGTGTCCTTCAAGAGCTTCGTTTTGCTGTCGTATCGTCGTTTTTGTTTCCCGTCTTTGCGGGATGCTTCCCTGTATTGCACCCGCCGTGCCAGTTTTTGAGAAAATCATAATATATTGAAATATAACGGTATTTATTTTTGCGCATCAAAAATTCGCACTTACGTAACGTGATATTTACTGACTATTGGTATTTTACACCATATATTGGCGTTCATGATTTCACGTGATGACAGCCTCATCGGCAGTGCCCCTGCCTTTCTCGATCTCATCGACCAGGTGAGCCGCGCGGCCCCGCTTGACCGGCCCCTTCTGGTGATCGGCGA
The Gimibacter soli DNA segment above includes these coding regions:
- a CDS encoding sodium-dependent transporter; this encodes MMAAGSDQANWSSRWTFIMAAVGSAVGLGNIWLFPFKAGQSGGAAFVLVYLAFSFLIGVPLLMTELSLGRRGRMSPIGSMKKIAAEEKRSPLWGLIGWSGVLGAFIILSFYSVVGGWTLAYMIKAIMGFQGLDAAGATSMFSDFIGHATEPLVSHAIFMGITMYIVARGVQGGLEKAVSLMMPALFGLLVLLVVYAALTGAFADALAFLFTPDFGKLTPAVVIDALGQSFFSLSLAMGSIMTYGAYLNRDVKIGPSALTIAAADSTVALLAGLAIFPIVFQFGISASGGPGLVFMSLPIAFGQMPGGQIIGTLFFALLSMAAITSSISLLEPAVSYLEHSWKINRKKSALTIAAAAFALGILSALGQEGNMLGNVRIFGQSIMDAKGYLTNNIMMPLGGMFTALFVGWFVSRKAMADELALTDAQFRFWYTIVRFVAPIAVFLVFLSVTVL
- a CDS encoding SufE family protein codes for the protein MTSETTTLDDVLDTFEFLDDWDERYKFIIDLGRRLPPLDASEMTDDFKVRGCQSQVWLIPERDADGRIRFRGDSDAHIVKGLVALMLLIYNDKTPGEILAVDARGLLEKLGLASHLSPQRANGLFSMVERIRTIAGAAASA
- the pspC gene encoding envelope stress response membrane protein PspC — protein: MTSSQHEHHHYHFHRKDKTDMNYRKSPTRLYKIPREGKLMGVCAGVADYTGVNLTAVRILWVVGLFTPINWILLIGYFVLGMTLDPKPEDLYEDVREEEFWRQARKAPDYTAADLRRRFRELDRRTGDMEAYMTSKSFKLDRELKALED
- the pspB gene encoding envelope stress response membrane protein PspB, with the protein product MFETVMILLCVIVAPLWIIFHYVTRWKQMKGLTAEDEANLGDLRRLADRLEDRTRTLERILDAEVPDWRSRNHDL
- the pspA gene encoding phage shock protein PspA — protein: MGIFSRLNDIINSNINAILDKAEDPEKIIRMVIQEMEDTLVEVRSNAARIIADQKDVERRIAKLASAQADWEAKAELAISKGRDDLAKGALMEKARLAETVGHLEAELGHLREALVHAEEDVIKLDAKLREARAKKATIQTRTKSAVNQVRVRRNLYDPRIRDAFDRFDKVDARIDRLEGEAAAMDLGRSKEATLADEINALESEGEIDAELAALKAKVSGKKAPAAPAAEEAPKAAPKKPASK